In Legionella beliardensis, the following are encoded in one genomic region:
- a CDS encoding BON domain-containing protein, protein MKKNIVGILAGCSLLMLSGCQVMSGERSVNQYSSDAAITTSVKAALVNNSGLPASRIHVETDKGTVLLSGFVKTYQQKIKAGQMASQIEGVRVVQNNLIVRK, encoded by the coding sequence ATGAAGAAAAACATTGTCGGTATACTAGCAGGCTGTTCATTGCTCATGCTTTCAGGTTGTCAAGTTATGTCCGGCGAACGAAGTGTTAATCAGTATAGCTCCGATGCAGCGATTACTACTTCAGTAAAGGCAGCTCTGGTAAATAATTCTGGCCTACCTGCTTCACGAATCCATGTGGAAACAGATAAAGGTACAGTTCTTCTAAGTGGTTTTGTTAAAACATATCAGCAGAAAATTAAGGCAGGTCAAATGGCTAGCCAAATAGAGGGAGTTAGAGTAGTTCAA